A genomic region of Janthinobacterium lividum contains the following coding sequences:
- a CDS encoding cytochrome c, with protein MKKWMIAAAIVAIVAAGAKFVLYPDDDPGPPAVASPLNQEQLVARGAYLAKAGDCMACHTTRGGVPYAGGRALQTPFGKVLSPNITADKETGIGSWTADDFWRAIHNGKSKDGRLLYPAFPYTSYTKVRREDSDALYAYFQSVPPHRQENTPHALRFPYNQQIALAAWRALYFKPGVYQPLTTQSMEWNRGAYLVQGLGHCGACHSSRTTLGGSDDGLSGGLIPVLGWYAPSLTSDAEAGLGDWDTAHIVALLQTGVSPRATVFGPMAEVVRQSLQHMSTADVQAMAVYLKSLPGPAQPAQRAPRDTSEQARQQLALGAKLYEAQCASCHQADGKGVPPGYPPLAGNRALTTESAVNAIRLVLNGGFAPGTKGNPRPYGMPPFGPVMDDAEVAAVVTYLRASWGNDAPAVSALEVNKYRSVPLE; from the coding sequence ATGAAAAAATGGATGATCGCAGCCGCCATCGTCGCCATCGTCGCGGCCGGCGCCAAATTCGTACTGTACCCTGACGACGATCCGGGCCCGCCCGCCGTGGCCAGCCCCCTGAACCAGGAACAGCTGGTCGCGCGCGGCGCCTACCTGGCCAAGGCGGGCGACTGCATGGCTTGCCACACGACGCGCGGCGGTGTGCCGTATGCGGGTGGACGCGCCTTGCAGACGCCGTTCGGCAAGGTGCTTTCGCCCAACATCACGGCCGACAAGGAAACGGGCATCGGCAGCTGGACGGCCGACGATTTCTGGCGCGCCATCCACAACGGCAAGTCGAAGGATGGCCGGCTGCTGTATCCGGCCTTTCCCTACACCAGCTACACCAAGGTGCGGCGCGAGGACAGCGACGCCCTGTATGCGTATTTCCAGAGCGTGCCGCCGCACCGGCAGGAGAATACGCCGCACGCGCTGCGCTTCCCCTACAACCAGCAGATCGCGCTGGCCGCCTGGCGCGCCCTGTACTTCAAGCCGGGCGTGTACCAGCCGCTCACGACGCAAAGCATGGAATGGAACCGCGGCGCCTACCTGGTGCAGGGCCTGGGCCACTGCGGCGCCTGCCATAGCAGCCGCACGACGCTGGGCGGCAGCGATGACGGCCTGTCGGGCGGCCTGATCCCCGTGCTGGGCTGGTACGCGCCGTCGCTGACGTCGGATGCGGAAGCGGGCCTCGGCGACTGGGACACGGCGCATATCGTGGCATTGCTGCAAACGGGCGTGTCGCCGCGCGCCACCGTCTTCGGCCCCATGGCCGAAGTCGTGCGGCAAAGCTTGCAGCACATGAGCACGGCCGACGTGCAGGCCATGGCCGTCTACCTGAAAAGTCTGCCCGGCCCCGCGCAGCCCGCACAACGGGCGCCGCGCGACACGTCGGAGCAAGCCAGGCAGCAACTGGCCCTGGGCGCGAAACTGTATGAGGCGCAATGCGCGAGCTGCCACCAGGCCGACGGCAAGGGCGTGCCGCCCGGCTACCCGCCGCTGGCCGGCAACCGCGCGCTGACGACGGAGTCGGCCGTGAATGCCATCCGCCTCGTGCTCAACGGCGGCTTCGCGCCCGGAACAAAAGGCAACCCGCGCCCCTACGGCATGCCGCCGTTCGGCCCCGTCATGGACGATGCGGAAGTGGCCGCCGTGGTCACGTACCTGCGCGCGTCGTGGGGCAATGATGCGCCGGCCGTGTCGGCCCTGGAAGTCAACAAATACCGCAGCGTGCCCTTGGAGTAA
- a CDS encoding PLP-dependent aminotransferase family protein — protein MKRYEELAEEVAAMISAQLLLPGDKLPSVRQQHARRGVSPSTVFQAYYLLEARGMIVSRPRSGYYVAPQRAALAPEPDSSHPLDASTTVDVSDLVFEVLGAVGARDIVPFGSAFPSPHLFPMERLARAVSASMRRLDPWSTVTDLSQGNAELRRQIALRYQLDGVLVSSDDIVITNGALEALNLCLQAVTRPGDTVLIESPSFYACLQALERLELKAVEIATSPRDGVDLAALEELLQRHQPKACWLMTNFQNPLGSLMPPEKKRALVELLARHGVPLIEDDVYGELYFGKQRPGLTKSHDSAGLVMHCSSFSKTLAPGFRLGWAVAGRYARQVERLKLTTSLSAPIPLQMALADYLAQGGYDRHLRQLRLTLAAQQGTMLQAIAVHFPPGTRVTRPQGGYFVWVEMPAGIDALALHRSALAAGISIAPGPIFSATRAFRHCIRLNYGHPWSPQLEEAIATLGRLALAAA, from the coding sequence TTGAAACGATATGAGGAATTGGCGGAAGAAGTCGCCGCCATGATCAGTGCGCAGTTGTTGCTGCCTGGCGATAAGCTGCCCTCCGTGCGCCAGCAGCATGCGCGCAGGGGCGTGAGCCCGTCAACGGTGTTCCAGGCCTACTATTTGCTCGAAGCGCGCGGCATGATCGTCTCGCGGCCCCGCTCCGGCTACTACGTGGCGCCGCAGCGCGCCGCGCTGGCGCCCGAGCCGGACAGTTCCCATCCGCTCGACGCCAGCACCACCGTCGATGTCAGCGACCTCGTGTTCGAGGTGCTGGGCGCCGTGGGCGCGCGCGATATCGTGCCCTTCGGTTCGGCTTTTCCCAGCCCGCATCTGTTTCCGATGGAGCGGCTGGCGCGGGCCGTGTCGGCCAGCATGCGCCGCCTCGATCCCTGGAGCACCGTCACGGATTTGTCGCAGGGCAATGCGGAGCTGCGCCGCCAGATCGCCCTGCGCTACCAGCTCGACGGGGTGCTGGTGTCCAGCGACGACATCGTCATCACGAATGGCGCGCTGGAAGCGCTGAACCTGTGCCTGCAAGCCGTCACGCGGCCCGGCGACACGGTGCTGATCGAGTCGCCCAGCTTCTATGCGTGTTTGCAGGCGCTGGAGCGGCTGGAACTCAAGGCAGTCGAGATCGCCACCAGCCCCCGCGACGGCGTCGACCTGGCGGCTCTCGAGGAATTGCTGCAGCGCCACCAGCCCAAGGCGTGCTGGCTGATGACGAATTTCCAGAATCCCCTGGGCAGCCTGATGCCGCCGGAAAAGAAGCGCGCGCTGGTCGAACTGCTGGCGCGCCATGGCGTGCCGCTGATCGAGGATGACGTGTATGGCGAGCTGTACTTTGGCAAGCAGCGCCCCGGCCTGACGAAAAGCCATGACAGCGCGGGTCTGGTGATGCATTGCAGCTCGTTTTCCAAGACCCTGGCGCCCGGCTTTCGCCTGGGCTGGGCCGTGGCGGGCCGCTACGCGCGCCAGGTCGAGCGCTTGAAACTGACCACCAGCCTGTCGGCGCCGATACCGCTGCAGATGGCGCTGGCCGATTACCTGGCGCAAGGCGGCTACGACCGCCATTTGCGCCAGCTGCGGCTGACCCTGGCGGCGCAGCAAGGTACCATGCTGCAAGCCATTGCCGTGCATTTTCCGCCCGGCACGCGGGTCACGCGGCCGCAGGGCGGCTATTTCGTCTGGGTGGAAATGCCTGCCGGTATCGATGCGCTGGCCTTGCACCGCAGCGCGCTGGCGGCCGGCATCAGCATCGCGCCCGGCCCGATTTTTTCCGCCACGCGCGCGTTTCGCCACTGCATCCGTCTCAATTACGGCCACCCGTGGAGTCCGCAACTGGAAGAGGCCATCGCCACCCTGGGGCGACTGGCGCTGGCGGCGGCATAG
- the rpoD gene encoding RNA polymerase sigma factor RpoD, with translation MKNTPKTLTLSAKAPRPAAAPLAVPKTTLSYFIDNAQANPEATVTTAPTVVTVVKKSRSRLAAVPPAESAAEAAVSAPAAEAVADVAEAAEAAPAKTPSVKIAPGAKAPAAPRKVSESAATNKVVTAARSKVVRAKPEAAPVTIITGAQVVSKTTDADALAAIDTSNYFLPTVKVPGRRGRKPSEFTPENDEVAALNAVERAELKAVSKARDRKAKGGLADALGDPEASAADLERRRKQITGLINMGKERGFLTYAEINDQLPENIIDPEAIEGIIATFNDMGIAVYERAPDAESLLLTDNVATVTSDDEVEAAAATALSTVDSDFGRTTDPVRMYMREMGAVALLTREGEIEIAKRIEGGLKDMIQAISACPTTIGEIVALSQKIARDEIKVDEVVDGFVDLNESNAPAPAAAPAPAAASGDDEEEEEEAEEEDGDANGGAAGFSSEQLAQLKKNALEKFNVISTQYDKMRKAPEGYNSKAYIKAQEAISQELLGIRFTAKVVEKLCDTLRGQMEEVRHIERAVLELCVNKCGMPRAHFIKVFPGNECDLEWVDREVDCKYPYSAILSRNVPAVKELQKKMIDLQARVALPLADLRKINKQMAAGEKRARHAKREMTVANLRLVISIAKKYINRGLQFLDLIQEGNIGLLKAVDKFEYRRGYKFSTYATWWIRQAITRSIADMARTIRVPVHMIETINKMNRISRQIMQETGSEPDLATLAVKMEMPENKVREIMKIAKEPISMETPMGEDGDSQLGDFIEDNTTLAPLDAALHASMRNVIKEVLDSLTPREAKVLRMRYGVEMSNDHTLEEVGKQFDVTRERIRQIEAKAMSKLRQPSRSDKLKTFLTQN, from the coding sequence ATGAAGAATACGCCAAAAACTTTAACGTTGTCCGCCAAGGCGCCACGCCCAGCCGCGGCGCCACTTGCCGTACCCAAAACGACTTTATCTTACTTCATCGATAATGCGCAAGCGAATCCGGAAGCCACCGTCACGACGGCGCCGACCGTCGTCACCGTGGTGAAGAAAAGCCGCTCGCGCCTGGCTGCCGTGCCACCGGCCGAGTCGGCTGCGGAAGCGGCCGTCAGCGCACCGGCCGCCGAAGCTGTTGCCGACGTGGCCGAGGCCGCCGAAGCCGCACCGGCGAAAACCCCAAGCGTGAAGATCGCTCCCGGCGCCAAGGCCCCGGCCGCGCCGCGCAAGGTCAGCGAAAGCGCCGCCACGAACAAGGTGGTGACGGCAGCCCGTTCGAAAGTCGTGCGCGCCAAGCCTGAAGCGGCGCCCGTGACCATCATCACCGGCGCGCAAGTGGTCAGCAAGACCACGGACGCCGATGCACTGGCCGCCATCGATACCTCGAATTACTTCCTGCCCACCGTCAAGGTGCCGGGCCGCCGTGGCCGCAAACCGAGCGAATTCACGCCGGAAAACGATGAAGTGGCAGCGCTGAACGCCGTCGAACGCGCCGAACTGAAGGCCGTGTCGAAAGCGCGCGACCGCAAGGCCAAGGGCGGCCTGGCGGACGCACTGGGCGATCCGGAAGCCTCGGCAGCGGACCTGGAACGCCGCCGCAAGCAGATCACGGGCTTGATCAACATGGGCAAGGAACGCGGTTTCCTGACCTATGCCGAGATCAATGACCAATTGCCGGAAAACATCATCGATCCGGAAGCGATCGAAGGCATCATCGCCACCTTCAACGACATGGGCATCGCCGTCTACGAGCGCGCCCCTGATGCGGAAAGCCTGTTGTTGACTGACAACGTCGCCACCGTCACCAGCGACGATGAAGTGGAAGCGGCTGCCGCGACCGCCCTGTCGACCGTCGACTCCGACTTCGGCCGCACCACCGACCCCGTGCGCATGTACATGCGTGAAATGGGCGCCGTGGCGCTGCTGACGCGCGAAGGCGAGATCGAGATCGCCAAGCGCATCGAAGGCGGCCTGAAGGACATGATCCAGGCGATTTCCGCCTGCCCCACCACCATCGGCGAAATCGTTGCGCTGTCGCAAAAAATCGCGCGCGACGAAATCAAGGTCGATGAAGTGGTCGACGGCTTTGTCGATTTGAACGAAAGCAATGCCCCGGCGCCCGCCGCTGCCCCCGCGCCTGCCGCCGCCAGCGGTGACGACGAGGAAGAGGAAGAAGAAGCCGAGGAAGAAGACGGCGACGCCAATGGCGGCGCGGCCGGTTTCTCCAGCGAACAGCTGGCCCAGCTGAAAAAGAATGCGTTGGAGAAATTCAACGTCATTTCGACGCAGTACGACAAGATGCGCAAGGCGCCCGAGGGCTACAACTCGAAAGCCTACATCAAGGCGCAGGAAGCCATTTCGCAGGAATTGCTGGGCATCCGCTTCACGGCCAAGGTCGTCGAAAAGCTGTGCGACACCCTGCGCGGCCAGATGGAAGAAGTGCGCCATATCGAGCGCGCCGTGCTGGAACTGTGCGTGAACAAATGCGGCATGCCGCGCGCCCACTTCATCAAGGTGTTCCCGGGCAATGAATGCGATCTGGAATGGGTCGACCGCGAAGTCGATTGCAAGTATCCGTACAGCGCCATCCTCAGCCGCAACGTGCCTGCCGTGAAAGAACTGCAAAAGAAGATGATCGACCTGCAAGCCCGCGTGGCCTTGCCGCTGGCTGACTTGCGCAAGATCAACAAGCAGATGGCTGCCGGCGAAAAGCGCGCGCGTCACGCGAAACGCGAAATGACGGTGGCCAACTTGCGCCTCGTGATCTCGATCGCCAAGAAATATATCAACCGCGGCTTGCAATTCCTCGACCTGATCCAGGAAGGCAACATCGGCTTGCTGAAGGCCGTCGACAAGTTCGAATACCGCCGCGGCTACAAGTTCTCGACCTACGCCACCTGGTGGATCCGCCAGGCCATCACGCGTTCGATCGCCGACATGGCCCGCACCATCCGCGTGCCGGTGCACATGATCGAAACGATCAACAAGATGAACCGCATCTCGCGCCAGATCATGCAGGAAACGGGCAGCGAGCCGGACCTGGCGACCCTGGCCGTCAAGATGGAAATGCCGGAAAACAAGGTGCGCGAAATCATGAAGATCGCGAAAGAGCCGATTTCCATGGAAACGCCGATGGGCGAAGATGGCGATTCGCAACTGGGCGACTTCATCGAAGACAACACGACCCTGGCGCCGCTGGACGCCGCGCTGCACGCGTCGATGCGCAACGTGATCAAGGAAGTACTCGATTCCCTGACGCCGCGCGAAGCGAAAGTGCTGCGTATGCGTTACGGCGTGGAAATGTCGAACGACCACACGCTGGAAGAAGTGGGCAAGCAGTTCGACGTGACGCGCGAGCGCATCCGCCAGATCGAAGCGAAAGCCATGAGCAAGCTGCGCCAGCCTTCGCGTTCGGACAAACTCAAAACTTTCCTGACGCAAAACTAA
- a CDS encoding SAM-dependent methyltransferase — protein MLIITIKQGKEKSLLGQSWIYASAIEKVEGKPQEKMKPGSTAIVQSSSKQFIARAAYNSKSQIRARIWSFKEDEPVDHALIKRRVKAAIEKKLPAIKKAGENQLLTLIKGEDEGLPGLVVQLFGGVQGYLICEFNAGGVDAWKVAIVQSLMASTGCVNVYERCDDLMRKGEGLPLIDGALAGEEPPDEVMLTDNGVRYALDLKTGHKSKFR, from the coding sequence ATGCTGATCATCACCATCAAACAGGGCAAGGAAAAGAGCTTGCTGGGCCAATCGTGGATCTACGCGTCCGCGATAGAAAAAGTCGAGGGCAAGCCGCAGGAAAAAATGAAGCCGGGCTCGACGGCCATCGTGCAAAGCTCGTCGAAGCAGTTCATCGCCCGCGCCGCCTACAATTCGAAGTCGCAGATCCGCGCGCGCATCTGGAGTTTCAAGGAAGACGAACCGGTCGACCACGCGCTGATCAAGCGCCGCGTCAAGGCCGCCATCGAGAAAAAACTGCCAGCCATCAAGAAGGCGGGCGAAAACCAGCTGTTGACCCTGATCAAGGGCGAAGACGAGGGCTTGCCCGGCCTGGTGGTGCAGCTGTTCGGCGGCGTGCAAGGCTACCTTATCTGTGAATTCAACGCCGGCGGGGTCGATGCGTGGAAAGTGGCCATCGTGCAATCGCTGATGGCGTCCACCGGTTGCGTGAACGTGTACGAGCGTTGCGACGACCTGATGCGCAAGGGCGAAGGCTTGCCCCTGATCGACGGCGCCCTGGCCGGGGAAGAGCCGCCCGATGAAGTCATGTTGACGGACAACGGCGTGCGCTATGCGCTGGATTTGAAGACAGGGCACAAGAGCAAGTTCCGCTGA
- a CDS encoding 3'-5' exonuclease, which yields MDTAAAPPLPPYQGIALDHVKLVRTSDDAKAAMAALLAADAIGFDTESKPTFVKGESSTGPHLIQLATDDIAYLFQVGSTPAPALAELKAILESTTTLKVGFGLSDDVKRLRNKLGIAPAQVLDLSVALRGGQRNDLGAKTAVAKFFGLHLQKSKKISTTNWATSRLTEKQILYAADDAQVALRVYRRWIADGGKVAPQKAPRASTPPAPPPIAA from the coding sequence ATGGACACAGCTGCCGCACCGCCACTGCCCCCCTATCAAGGCATTGCCCTCGACCACGTCAAGCTGGTACGCACCAGCGATGATGCAAAAGCGGCCATGGCCGCCCTGTTGGCAGCGGACGCCATCGGCTTCGATACGGAATCGAAGCCGACTTTTGTGAAGGGCGAGTCCTCCACGGGCCCCCATCTGATCCAGCTGGCCACCGACGACATCGCCTACCTGTTCCAGGTGGGCAGCACGCCGGCGCCGGCCCTGGCCGAACTGAAAGCCATCCTCGAATCGACCACCACCCTGAAAGTGGGTTTTGGCCTGTCCGACGACGTCAAGCGCCTGCGCAACAAGCTGGGCATCGCCCCGGCCCAGGTGCTCGACCTGTCCGTCGCCCTGCGCGGCGGCCAGCGCAACGACCTGGGCGCGAAGACGGCCGTGGCCAAGTTCTTCGGCCTGCACCTGCAGAAATCGAAAAAGATCTCCACCACCAACTGGGCCACGTCGCGCCTGACGGAAAAGCAGATCCTGTACGCGGCCGACGATGCGCAAGTGGCCCTGCGCGTGTACCGCCGCTGGATCGCCGACGGCGGCAAAGTGGCGCCGCAAAAAGCCCCGCGCGCCAGCACGCCGCCGGCCCCGCCACCCATCGCCGCCTGA
- a CDS encoding head GIN domain-containing protein: protein MTHAIFQARHARAVTTLLLAACALAIPAAPALASPLDWISGNSIQGSGKLQKQTREVGSFHAVALNVPGTVELRIGNTDSVTVEADDNILPLIETAVENGTLRIRPAKRNANFRQSSLTIVIQARQVERISVGGSGNITATGLRAENLRFDVGGSGSIHARDLDSRQVSVAIGGSGNFKASGKTEQLTASIGGSGNIQAGKLAAREVQVSIGGSGEAQVWAKDDLTISIGGSGEVSYYGDPRISRSMQRSSSIKRLGSAPN, encoded by the coding sequence ATGACACACGCAATTTTCCAAGCCCGCCATGCCCGCGCCGTGACCACCCTGCTGCTGGCCGCCTGCGCGCTGGCCATCCCGGCCGCGCCGGCGCTGGCGTCGCCGCTCGACTGGATTTCCGGCAACAGCATCCAGGGCAGCGGCAAGCTGCAAAAGCAGACGCGCGAAGTGGGCAGTTTCCATGCCGTGGCGCTGAACGTGCCGGGCACGGTCGAATTGCGTATCGGCAACACGGACAGCGTCACCGTCGAGGCCGACGACAATATCCTGCCGCTGATCGAGACGGCGGTGGAGAACGGCACCTTGCGCATCCGGCCCGCCAAGCGCAACGCCAACTTCCGCCAGAGCAGCCTGACCATCGTCATCCAGGCGCGCCAGGTGGAACGCATCAGCGTGGGCGGCTCGGGCAACATCACGGCCACGGGCTTGCGCGCCGAGAATCTGCGCTTCGACGTGGGCGGCTCCGGCTCCATCCACGCGCGCGACCTCGACAGCCGCCAGGTCTCCGTGGCCATCGGCGGCAGCGGCAACTTCAAGGCCAGCGGCAAGACGGAGCAGCTGACGGCCTCCATCGGCGGCTCGGGCAATATCCAGGCGGGCAAGCTGGCCGCACGCGAGGTGCAGGTGAGCATCGGCGGCTCGGGCGAGGCGCAGGTGTGGGCCAAGGATGACTTGACCATCAGCATCGGCGGCTCGGGCGAAGTCAGCTACTACGGCGATCCGCGCATCAGCCGCAGCATGCAGCGTTCCAGCAGCATCAAGCGGCTGGGCAGTGCGCCGAACTAA
- a CDS encoding SMI1/KNR4 family protein → MNKSKSIGTTPDAIAAAEQALGRELPASYVQWLLVNNGRALGALTVFPVYDAANARKTWESITRHYREDWQEWLESMGDSGNDASSLLPFAQFGTGDYYCFDYAQTGPTGEPVVVLWSHETGATTAVAPGFAAFLILPGRPG, encoded by the coding sequence ATGAACAAGAGCAAGTCCATCGGCACCACGCCTGACGCGATCGCCGCCGCCGAACAGGCGCTGGGGCGCGAACTGCCCGCGTCCTACGTGCAATGGTTATTGGTGAACAATGGCCGCGCGCTGGGCGCCTTGACTGTATTTCCCGTCTACGACGCGGCCAATGCGCGCAAGACGTGGGAATCGATCACGCGCCACTACCGCGAAGACTGGCAGGAATGGCTGGAGAGTATGGGCGACAGCGGCAACGACGCCAGCAGCCTGCTGCCCTTCGCCCAGTTCGGCACGGGCGATTACTATTGTTTTGACTATGCACAAACGGGGCCGACCGGTGAACCGGTGGTCGTGCTGTGGTCGCACGAAACAGGCGCCACCACAGCGGTGGCGCCCGGCTTTGCCGCATTCCTGATACTGCCCGGCCGCCCGGGCTGA
- a CDS encoding c-type cytochrome yields the protein MLLHFPLVPVLTLALAVALPGMTLAAPAAISASHDSLEQRIKACTACHAQQERHDAFFPRIAGKPAGYLYNQLLNFREGRRQYPLMNYMVEHLPDDYLREIAEYFAAQHPAPPPAQPSGAGTTALARGRQLVLHGDAGKKIPACIACHGQQLAGVAPAIPGLLGLPRDYINAQLGAWKNGIRRAHAPDCMAQVAQRLSDADVGAVSAWLGTQVASADARPASSIALPLPLHCGGVPGSAAQVAP from the coding sequence ATGCTACTGCATTTCCCCCTCGTGCCGGTGCTGACCCTGGCCCTGGCCGTCGCACTGCCCGGCATGACGCTGGCCGCGCCCGCCGCCATCTCCGCCAGCCACGACAGCCTGGAACAGCGCATCAAGGCGTGCACGGCCTGTCATGCGCAACAGGAGCGCCACGACGCCTTCTTTCCCCGCATCGCCGGCAAGCCGGCCGGCTACCTGTACAACCAGTTGCTGAACTTTCGCGAGGGACGGCGCCAGTATCCGCTGATGAACTATATGGTCGAACACTTGCCCGACGATTACCTGCGCGAAATTGCCGAGTATTTTGCGGCACAGCACCCGGCCCCGCCGCCGGCCCAGCCCAGCGGCGCCGGCACGACAGCCCTGGCGCGCGGTAGACAATTGGTGCTGCACGGTGATGCCGGCAAGAAGATTCCCGCCTGTATCGCCTGCCATGGCCAGCAGCTGGCTGGCGTGGCACCCGCCATCCCCGGCTTGCTGGGCTTGCCGCGCGACTATATCAACGCCCAGCTGGGCGCCTGGAAGAACGGCATCCGCCGCGCCCATGCGCCCGACTGCATGGCGCAGGTGGCGCAGCGCCTGTCGGACGCGGACGTGGGCGCCGTCTCGGCCTGGCTAGGCACGCAAGTGGCATCGGCCGACGCGCGCCCCGCCAGCAGCATCGCCCTGCCCTTGCCGCTGCATTGCGGCGGCGTGCCTGGCTCCGCCGCGCAGGTGGCGCCATGA
- a CDS encoding DUF4870 domain-containing protein yields the protein MDNTQPEVGRTQDTTIAILSHVGGLFTSWVAPLIIYLIKKDDADKFSAENAREALNFQITLIIWYFACFILSFVLIGLFLFWIVALANLVCSIVAAVKASNGVTYRYPLTLRLVK from the coding sequence ATGGATAACACGCAGCCGGAAGTGGGTCGTACGCAAGATACGACGATCGCCATTCTGTCCCATGTTGGCGGCCTGTTCACCAGCTGGGTGGCGCCGCTGATCATTTATTTGATCAAGAAGGACGATGCGGATAAATTCTCGGCCGAGAACGCCCGCGAAGCGCTGAATTTCCAGATCACCCTGATCATCTGGTATTTCGCCTGCTTCATCCTGTCGTTCGTGCTGATCGGCCTGTTCCTGTTCTGGATCGTGGCGCTGGCCAACCTGGTGTGCTCGATCGTCGCGGCCGTCAAGGCCAGCAATGGCGTCACTTACCGTTATCCCCTGACCTTGCGGCTCGTCAAATAA
- a CDS encoding ProQ/FINO family protein, with amino-acid sequence MMSMTSSTPDQQATTPDTPVDAAPAAAPAAATTPAPAGLTARALLKQFQEQFPPFRDCLPLSIGIDKQILARLPDLDRKLMRTALGIHTGSLRYLRVMEKAKVRYDLDGTAGAEVTQTHRDHATQVLQQRFKKEAERKKAERDAAAAEEASRLRLEKLNQLTAKFSRKG; translated from the coding sequence ATGATGTCGATGACCAGCTCCACGCCAGACCAGCAAGCCACCACTCCTGACACGCCAGTCGATGCAGCCCCAGCGGCGGCACCGGCCGCAGCGACCACGCCGGCACCTGCCGGCCTGACCGCGCGCGCGCTGCTGAAGCAGTTTCAGGAGCAATTCCCGCCATTCCGCGATTGCCTGCCCTTGTCGATCGGTATCGACAAGCAGATCCTGGCGCGCCTGCCGGACCTGGACCGCAAGCTGATGCGCACGGCGCTGGGCATCCACACGGGTTCGCTGCGCTACCTGCGCGTGATGGAAAAAGCCAAGGTACGCTACGACCTCGACGGCACCGCCGGCGCGGAAGTGACGCAAACCCACCGCGACCACGCCACGCAAGTATTGCAGCAACGCTTCAAGAAGGAAGCCGAGCGCAAGAAAGCCGAGCGCGACGCGGCCGCCGCGGAAGAAGCGAGCCGTTTGCGCCTGGAAAAACTGAATCAGCTGACCGCGAAATTCTCGCGCAAAGGCTGA